The following are encoded in a window of Arctopsyche grandis isolate Sample6627 chromosome 2, ASM5162203v2, whole genome shotgun sequence genomic DNA:
- the LOC143922853 gene encoding deformed epidermal autoregulatory factor 1-like isoform X1 — protein sequence MKGRAGSEAAEAGTEAGAERRRPGDSVLTLPVSVGSLVTGTTTATAFNVITADHMSHFKPLLCVDNGYLTGSPDIKSAQIVFQPAEAPPPESQTGATVPATGSAAAAAAASAWAETAQMAVLPVRCKNTSAELYKSRLGSGGRGRCIKMGLDWYTPSEFEAACGRASSKDWKRSIRFGGQSIQTLINDGILTPHATSCTCSACCDDDTATGPVRLFVPYKRNRKCMYDSDSKKKSRQDDSSEGSDSNLNNPASNQSMKDDSWPNIAAGLEVAGEYPLLEGGEGNSCIQVLADSNALLKSFDDLNDHVTKFYSEFKRSLNKLRNIVVKLQESEQTNAILAGSVEVQAETSDSNHLQNIEMSTFKKCANCNREASAECSLCRQTPYCSTYCQKKDWTAHQMECSRRVAVTDHSNHQSIMLIVESSQ from the exons ATGAAGGGTAGAGCGGGCTCAGAAGCTGCTGAGGCAGGGACCGAGGCGGGGGCAGAGCGCCGGCGTCCCGGTGACTCCGTGTTGACGCTTCCGGTGAGCGTAGGCTCCTTGGTCACCGGCACAACTACAGCCACAGCTTTTAACGTGATCACCGCCGATCATATGTCCCATTTTAAACCCTTGCTGTGCGTCGACAACGGATACCTGACCGGCTCTCCCGATATCAAATCAGCTCAGATAGTCTTTCAACCAGCAGAAGCTCCGCCCCCGGAGAGTCAAACGGGGGCCACAGTCCCCGCAACCGGAAGTGCTGCAGCTGCGGCTGCTGCCAGCGCGTGGGCCGAGACTGCTCAGATGGCCGTGCTACCAGTTCGATGCAAGAACACATCTGCAGAACTCTACAAGTCACGACTCGGCTCCGGGGGGCGAGGCCGCTGCATCAAGATGGGGCTCGACTGGTACACGCCCAGCGAGTTTGAAGCTGCTTGCGGTCGTGCCTCCAGCAAGGATTGGAAGAGATCCATACGCTTCGGTGGCCAGAGCATCCAAACGCTGATCAACGACGGTATCTTGACTCCGCACGCGACCAGCTGCACTTGTAGCGCGTGCTGTGATGACGATACTG CCACAGGACCCGTTCGTCTCTTTGTACCATACAAAAGGAACAGAAAATGCATGTACGATTCCGATAGCAAAAAGAAATCCCGACAAGATGACAGCAGCGAAGGCAGTGACTCGAATCTGAACAACCCGGCCTCCAATCAATCGATGAAAGACGACTCATGGCCAAATATCGCAGCTGGACTGGAAGTAGCCGGCGAATACCCGCTGCTGGAGGGTGGTGAAGGCAACTCTTGCATACAAG TACTTGCCGACTCAAACGCGTTGCTGAAGTCGTTCGACGACCTCAACGACCATGTGACTAAATTCTACAGCGAATTCAAGAGGAGCCTGAACAAACTGCGCAACATCGTCGTCAAACTGCAGGAGAGCGAACAGACCAATGCCATTTTGGCCGGGAGCGTCGAAGTGCAAGCCGAAACTTCAGATTCGAACCATCTTCAAAACATCGAAATGTCCACCTTCAAAAAG TGTGCGAATTGCAACCGCGAAGCTTCAGCCGAGTGTTCTTTGTGCCGACAGACGCCGTACTGCTCGACGTACTGTCAGAAGAAGGATTGGACAGCCCATCAGATGGAATGCTCACGACGAGTGGCGGTCACTGATCATTCCAATCATCAGTCCATTATGCTGATCGTCGAGAGTTCGCAGTGA
- the LOC143922853 gene encoding deformed epidermal autoregulatory factor 1-like isoform X2, with the protein MKGRAGSEAAEAGTEAGAERRRPGDSVLTLPVSVGSLVTGTTTATAFNVITADHMSHFKPLLCVDNGYLTGSPDIKSAQIVFQPAEAPPPESQTGATVPATGSAAAAAAASAWAETAQMAVLPVRCKNTSAELYKSRLGSGGRGRCIKMGLDWYTPSEFEAACGRASSKDWKRSIRFGGQSIQTLINDGILTPHATSCTCSACCDDDTGPVRLFVPYKRNRKCMYDSDSKKKSRQDDSSEGSDSNLNNPASNQSMKDDSWPNIAAGLEVAGEYPLLEGGEGNSCIQVLADSNALLKSFDDLNDHVTKFYSEFKRSLNKLRNIVVKLQESEQTNAILAGSVEVQAETSDSNHLQNIEMSTFKKCANCNREASAECSLCRQTPYCSTYCQKKDWTAHQMECSRRVAVTDHSNHQSIMLIVESSQ; encoded by the exons ATGAAGGGTAGAGCGGGCTCAGAAGCTGCTGAGGCAGGGACCGAGGCGGGGGCAGAGCGCCGGCGTCCCGGTGACTCCGTGTTGACGCTTCCGGTGAGCGTAGGCTCCTTGGTCACCGGCACAACTACAGCCACAGCTTTTAACGTGATCACCGCCGATCATATGTCCCATTTTAAACCCTTGCTGTGCGTCGACAACGGATACCTGACCGGCTCTCCCGATATCAAATCAGCTCAGATAGTCTTTCAACCAGCAGAAGCTCCGCCCCCGGAGAGTCAAACGGGGGCCACAGTCCCCGCAACCGGAAGTGCTGCAGCTGCGGCTGCTGCCAGCGCGTGGGCCGAGACTGCTCAGATGGCCGTGCTACCAGTTCGATGCAAGAACACATCTGCAGAACTCTACAAGTCACGACTCGGCTCCGGGGGGCGAGGCCGCTGCATCAAGATGGGGCTCGACTGGTACACGCCCAGCGAGTTTGAAGCTGCTTGCGGTCGTGCCTCCAGCAAGGATTGGAAGAGATCCATACGCTTCGGTGGCCAGAGCATCCAAACGCTGATCAACGACGGTATCTTGACTCCGCACGCGACCAGCTGCACTTGTAGCGCGTGCTGTGATGACGATACTG GACCCGTTCGTCTCTTTGTACCATACAAAAGGAACAGAAAATGCATGTACGATTCCGATAGCAAAAAGAAATCCCGACAAGATGACAGCAGCGAAGGCAGTGACTCGAATCTGAACAACCCGGCCTCCAATCAATCGATGAAAGACGACTCATGGCCAAATATCGCAGCTGGACTGGAAGTAGCCGGCGAATACCCGCTGCTGGAGGGTGGTGAAGGCAACTCTTGCATACAAG TACTTGCCGACTCAAACGCGTTGCTGAAGTCGTTCGACGACCTCAACGACCATGTGACTAAATTCTACAGCGAATTCAAGAGGAGCCTGAACAAACTGCGCAACATCGTCGTCAAACTGCAGGAGAGCGAACAGACCAATGCCATTTTGGCCGGGAGCGTCGAAGTGCAAGCCGAAACTTCAGATTCGAACCATCTTCAAAACATCGAAATGTCCACCTTCAAAAAG TGTGCGAATTGCAACCGCGAAGCTTCAGCCGAGTGTTCTTTGTGCCGACAGACGCCGTACTGCTCGACGTACTGTCAGAAGAAGGATTGGACAGCCCATCAGATGGAATGCTCACGACGAGTGGCGGTCACTGATCATTCCAATCATCAGTCCATTATGCTGATCGTCGAGAGTTCGCAGTGA
- the LOC143922854 gene encoding asparagine synthetase [glutamine-hydrolyzing]-like isoform X2, with protein sequence MCGIWALFGMACPSCYIADFNNIEHRGPDASRLETDKRNGCLGFHRLAIVDDLHGMQPMKIHQNPKMTVICNGEIYNYKTLGQHFGFKYETECDVECILHLYVKFGFEKAIQFLDGVYAVCLVDMEKKKIMIARDPYGIRPLFRFYSDVDKIMGICSEAKGITNIAKKVNVAEKLDQFKPGTYEEYSFSDDGSIEFIKKSEYFSTREDVKFWKMVPHSQDFKGPADGIVSLLTEACRKRLMSDRRIGCLLSGGLDSSLVAALIVKLAKEAGIPYKIQTFSIGMIGSPDLVAAKKVAKHIGSEHHEVLLTEGAIALALTRVIYHLESFDITTVRAGVGMFLLCEYIKDNTNTAVIFSGEGADELAQGYIYFRDAPDTDAAHAESERLLSDIYLYDGLRADRMTAAFGLEVRCPFLDIDFTRYYLSLDKDSRRPKGDVEKYLLRDAFEGQNLLPASILWRPKEAFSDGVANKERSLFKVIQDLTEGRVSDEEFNSCAPKFTHCKPLSKESYFYRKCFEKYYSAFEHLIPYFWMPKWNDDVTDPSARYIKHYKSH encoded by the exons ATGTGTGGAATTTGGGCTTTATTCGGAATGGCTTGTCCGTCCTGCTACATCGCCGATTTTAATAACATTGAGCACAGAGGTCCCGACGCTTCGAGGTTGGAAACCGACAAGCGT AACGGATGCTTGGGATTTCACCGATTGGCAATCGTCGATGATTTGCATGGCATGCAACCAATGAAAATTCACCAAAATCCGAAGATGACGGTCATCTGCAACGGTGAAATTTATAACTATAAAacg TTGGGACAACATTTCGGCTTCAAATACGAGACCGAGTGCGATGTAGAATGTATTCTTCATCTTTATGTGAAATTTGGCTTTGAAAAGGCTATTCAATTTTTGGATGGCGTTTATGCAGTCTGTCTAGTAGACATGGAAAAGAAAAAGATAATGATAGCGAGAGATCCTTACGGCATTCGACCGCTTTTCAGATTTTACAGTGACGTGGATAAAATAATGGGAATTTGTTCTGAAGCGAAAG gaattacaaatattgctaAAAAGGTGAACGTGGCTGaaaaattggatcaatttaaaCCTGGTACTTATGAAGAATATTCATTCTCCGACGATGGGTCTATTGAGTTTATCAAAAAATCGGAATATTTCTCGACCAGAGAAGACGTCAAATTTTGGAAAATGGTGCCCCATTCACAAG ATTTTAAGGGTCCGGCTGATGGGATTGTCTCTCTATTAACGGAAGCATGTCGTAAAAGGCTGATGTCGGATCGTCGTATTGGTTGTCTGTTGTCTGGTGGGTTGGACTCTTCTTTGGTAGCCGCTCTCATCGTAAAACTAGCCAAGGAGGCAGGCATACCATACAAGATACAA ACATTCTCAATCGGCATGATAGGATCGCCCGATTTGGTCGCTGCTAAGAAAGTAGCTAAACACATTGGCTCCGAGCATCACGAGGTACTGCTCACAGAAGGCGCTATTGCTTTAGCTCTCACTCGGGTGATATATCATTTGGAGTCATTCGATATCACAACGGTACGAGCTGGCGTTG GTATGTTTTTGTTGTGTGAGTATATCAAAGATAATACAAACACAGCGGTAATATTCAGTGGAGAAGGTGCCGATGAATTGGCCCAAGGCTACATTTATTTCCGAGACGCTCCTGACACTGATGCAGCACATGCCGAGAGTGAAAG GTTGCTGTCCGACATATATCTTTATGATGGCTTAAGAGCAGATCGTATGACGGCTGCATTTGG CTTGGAAGTACGTTGTCCATTCCTCGATATTGACTTTACTCGTTACTATCTGAGCTTGGATAAAGATTCCAGGAGGCCAAAAGGTGATGTAGAAAAGTATTTACTTAGAGATGCCTTTGAGGGACAAAATCTTCTACCAGCCAGCATTTTATGGAGACCCAAAGAAGCGTTTAG CGACGGAGTTGCAAACAAAGAGAGATCACTTTTCAAAGTCATCCAAGATTTGACTGAGGGTAGAGTTTCAGACGAGGAGTTCAATTCCTGCGCACCGAAATTTACACACTGTAAACCACTGTCAAAGGAGTCTTACttttatag aaaatgttttgaaaaatattattccgCGTTCGAGCATCTCATACCTTATTTTTGGATGCCAAAATGGAACGATGATGTGACAGATCCATCAGCAAGAtacatcaaacattacaaaagTCATTAG
- the LOC143922854 gene encoding asparagine synthetase [glutamine-hydrolyzing]-like isoform X1 — protein sequence MCGIWALFGMACPSCYIADFNNIEHRGPDASRLETDKRVKNGCLGFHRLAIVDDLHGMQPMKIHQNPKMTVICNGEIYNYKTLGQHFGFKYETECDVECILHLYVKFGFEKAIQFLDGVYAVCLVDMEKKKIMIARDPYGIRPLFRFYSDVDKIMGICSEAKGITNIAKKVNVAEKLDQFKPGTYEEYSFSDDGSIEFIKKSEYFSTREDVKFWKMVPHSQDFKGPADGIVSLLTEACRKRLMSDRRIGCLLSGGLDSSLVAALIVKLAKEAGIPYKIQTFSIGMIGSPDLVAAKKVAKHIGSEHHEVLLTEGAIALALTRVIYHLESFDITTVRAGVGMFLLCEYIKDNTNTAVIFSGEGADELAQGYIYFRDAPDTDAAHAESERLLSDIYLYDGLRADRMTAAFGLEVRCPFLDIDFTRYYLSLDKDSRRPKGDVEKYLLRDAFEGQNLLPASILWRPKEAFSDGVANKERSLFKVIQDLTEGRVSDEEFNSCAPKFTHCKPLSKESYFYRKCFEKYYSAFEHLIPYFWMPKWNDDVTDPSARYIKHYKSH from the exons ATGTGTGGAATTTGGGCTTTATTCGGAATGGCTTGTCCGTCCTGCTACATCGCCGATTTTAATAACATTGAGCACAGAGGTCCCGACGCTTCGAGGTTGGAAACCGACAAGCGTGTAAAG AACGGATGCTTGGGATTTCACCGATTGGCAATCGTCGATGATTTGCATGGCATGCAACCAATGAAAATTCACCAAAATCCGAAGATGACGGTCATCTGCAACGGTGAAATTTATAACTATAAAacg TTGGGACAACATTTCGGCTTCAAATACGAGACCGAGTGCGATGTAGAATGTATTCTTCATCTTTATGTGAAATTTGGCTTTGAAAAGGCTATTCAATTTTTGGATGGCGTTTATGCAGTCTGTCTAGTAGACATGGAAAAGAAAAAGATAATGATAGCGAGAGATCCTTACGGCATTCGACCGCTTTTCAGATTTTACAGTGACGTGGATAAAATAATGGGAATTTGTTCTGAAGCGAAAG gaattacaaatattgctaAAAAGGTGAACGTGGCTGaaaaattggatcaatttaaaCCTGGTACTTATGAAGAATATTCATTCTCCGACGATGGGTCTATTGAGTTTATCAAAAAATCGGAATATTTCTCGACCAGAGAAGACGTCAAATTTTGGAAAATGGTGCCCCATTCACAAG ATTTTAAGGGTCCGGCTGATGGGATTGTCTCTCTATTAACGGAAGCATGTCGTAAAAGGCTGATGTCGGATCGTCGTATTGGTTGTCTGTTGTCTGGTGGGTTGGACTCTTCTTTGGTAGCCGCTCTCATCGTAAAACTAGCCAAGGAGGCAGGCATACCATACAAGATACAA ACATTCTCAATCGGCATGATAGGATCGCCCGATTTGGTCGCTGCTAAGAAAGTAGCTAAACACATTGGCTCCGAGCATCACGAGGTACTGCTCACAGAAGGCGCTATTGCTTTAGCTCTCACTCGGGTGATATATCATTTGGAGTCATTCGATATCACAACGGTACGAGCTGGCGTTG GTATGTTTTTGTTGTGTGAGTATATCAAAGATAATACAAACACAGCGGTAATATTCAGTGGAGAAGGTGCCGATGAATTGGCCCAAGGCTACATTTATTTCCGAGACGCTCCTGACACTGATGCAGCACATGCCGAGAGTGAAAG GTTGCTGTCCGACATATATCTTTATGATGGCTTAAGAGCAGATCGTATGACGGCTGCATTTGG CTTGGAAGTACGTTGTCCATTCCTCGATATTGACTTTACTCGTTACTATCTGAGCTTGGATAAAGATTCCAGGAGGCCAAAAGGTGATGTAGAAAAGTATTTACTTAGAGATGCCTTTGAGGGACAAAATCTTCTACCAGCCAGCATTTTATGGAGACCCAAAGAAGCGTTTAG CGACGGAGTTGCAAACAAAGAGAGATCACTTTTCAAAGTCATCCAAGATTTGACTGAGGGTAGAGTTTCAGACGAGGAGTTCAATTCCTGCGCACCGAAATTTACACACTGTAAACCACTGTCAAAGGAGTCTTACttttatag aaaatgttttgaaaaatattattccgCGTTCGAGCATCTCATACCTTATTTTTGGATGCCAAAATGGAACGATGATGTGACAGATCCATCAGCAAGAtacatcaaacattacaaaagTCATTAG